A single genomic interval of Perca fluviatilis chromosome 19, GENO_Pfluv_1.0, whole genome shotgun sequence harbors:
- the si:ch211-125o16.4 gene encoding neuroblast differentiation-associated protein AHNAK: MSGDSKSRGFSESLFLDDSEKGVITGITDDTNAAKSGLNAGDEIVAATIHLDHLNKNEVLNILRVLEPYNHNMKFLTKKQLNASAGLGSLGLDLKDPTKMLNLKKDMSLDASAEAPVISLDGLSGKLNAAQGLGGEIGGPTLNGDIPSLSLNKRSADASAKFTMPSLGLTGPDIKGDLDSSLKAPDVRVSTPKLNTPSSSLEKPEIKSGNMKYNAPKFSMPNFNLPQLKTPKAKMDVSGDIPSVSGNVNTPELNLAAPKLDLKSPDLNLNGPKVDLNGPNVNLGTPNADIEAPSGKVKWPHLKWKGPKVKGPDADLNADLSAPDFSLTKPKIEGDLSAPDVDINCPKADIKSLDLDLQNPNLDIDAPSGKINWPHLKWKKPRLNGSKAELDLDGNLNTPSLPKVEGGINSPDFDINLPKADLKGPDLDMQTPNIDVESPSGQINWPHLKWKKPKLQGPKADLGIDADLNTPDLNVSAPKINVPNAELNLPKSDLNGPNVDFEGPGLGIDAPSGKINWPHQKWKKPKLNGPNTDMDLNADLSTPDVDLSVPDVDLNLPRANIDLKAPNADIDAPSGKIKFPTLKKPKFQLSGAKMKGPDVDLDADIKAPDLSLSAPSLHGPDVDLNLPRTDVDLKAPNADIEAPSGKIKFPTLKKPKFQLSGAKMKGPDVDLDADLKAPDLSLSAPSLKGPDVDLNLPKADVDLRAPNADIKAPSGKFKLPTFRKPKWSVSGPNVNGPDTNLNADVSVPDLSLRAPKFDGELNAPDVNLNLPKDDLEGPKLDINAPDVEGPSGKLKWFNFNKPKFGTLKGPKGDIDADVKVPDMDLKALDANLSAPHFSAPNIEGGIKAPDLSIGMPNAKVKGPDVDLSGPDINPDIDIRDGKLKLPKLKLPKFNGPKAKAPELDADLKATDIDASLVLPKSDVDAPNVDLKASSLFLSAPKVGLDAPDLDINLPKADLKGPNVDVQAPEVDSPTGKIKIPKINLPRFGLPRVKGPNLDVDADNVSIPDVNLKLPTADAKAPNLNLSAPTIKGDLSTPDLDADLKKDINLSAPKTNIGVPDFNLSTPKIKAPHMNLNLPKADVKGPSLDLPKADLQVPDLNLNAPALSLSSPKIDGNLSAPNIDTKLPKTKLEAPNVVINLPKTDLKGPDAQLKTPGLDFDSHLGEFNMPHFKLPELGLSSPEVEVPSVHPSVEAGIKAPKVNIGTTMGDIKGPEAPNVDANLENSKLSSLKFPKLNFPEPKIKAAEVSNAEAEVPVFKVHRLPRNSIDDIAGTSDTFDSLKLNTEVKDYIVSKGIRLPVVNATSKAGGKIDLMERLKMSKKKSPSGTLSPSDIDLKLSAPSLDVSASTKEGDSALVRGGTFKVEKPESTLGLVAPEISALDANDKLSLSLSNMLGLNIKDSDTD, from the exons ATG aGCGGGGACAGCAAGAGTAGAGGTTTCTCAGAAAGCCTGTTCCTAGACGACTCTGAGAAAGGAGTCATTACCGGAATTACAGATGACACAAATGCTGCAAAGAGTGGCCTAAACGCAG GGGATGAGATTGTTGCAGCCACTATACACCTAGACCACCTCAACAAAAATGAAGTGCTGAACATCCTGAGGGTCCTGGAGCCATATAATCACAACATGAAGTTTCTGACAAAGAAGCAGCTAAACGCCAGTGCTGGCCTTGGCTCCCTGGGATTAGATCTCAAAGACCCTACAAAG ATGCTCAACCTCAAGAAGGATATGTCACTGGATGCATCAGCTGAGGCACCAGTTATTTCCCTTGATGGCCTGAGTGGAAAGCTAAATGCTGCACAGGGGTTGGGGGGTGAAATAGGTGGTCCCACTCTCAATGGAGACATTCCCAGTCTCAGTCTAAATAAGCGCTCAGCTGATGCTAGTGCCAAGTTCACAATGCCCTCCCTAGGACTGACTGGACCAGATATAAAAGGAGATCTAGACAGCAGCCTCAAAGCACCTGATGTCAGGGTCTCAACTCCCAAGCTCAACACCCCCAGTTCCTCGCTTGAGAAACCAGAAATCAAGTCAGGCAACATGAAATACAACGCCCCGAAATTCTCGATGCCAAATTTCAATCTGCCTCAACTCAAAACACCAAAAGCAAAAATGGATGTTTCTGGTGATATCCCTTCTGTCAGTGGAAATGTAAATACCCCAGAGCTCAATCTGGCAGCCCCAAAATTAGATCTTAAAAGTCCAGATTTGAACCTGAATGGGCCAAAAGTGGATCTGAATGGTCCTAATGTAAATTTAGGAACCCCAAATGCTGACATAGAGGCACCCTCAGGCAAAGTCAAGTGGCCCCATTTAAAATGGAAAGGTCCCAAAGTTAAAGGACCGGATGCTGACTTAAATGCTGACCTGTCTGCACCTGATTTCAGCCTCACCAAACCAAAGATTGAAGGGGATCTAAGTGCACCAGATGTTGACATTAACTGTCCCAAAGCTGACATCAAAAGCCTTGATCTAGATCTTCAAAACCCAAATCTTGACATTGACGCTCCATCTGGTAAAATCAATTGGCCTCATTTGAAATGGAAGAAACCCAGACTTAATGGCTCAAAAGCTGAGCTGGACTTAGATGGaaacctgaacacaccttctCTTCCAAAAGTGGAGGGTGGAATAAATTCCCCAGATTTTGACATTAATTTGCCAAAGGCTGACCTTAAAGGCCCTGATCTAGACATGCAAACCCCAAATATTGATGTAGAGTCTCCATCTGGTCAGATCAACTGGCCTCACCTGAAATGGAAGAAGCCCAAACTGCAAGGCCCAAAAGCAGACTTAGGCATAGATGCAGACCTAAACACACCAGATTTAAATGTCTCAGCGCCGAAGATTAATGTACCAAATGCTGAGCTGAATCTCCCAAAATCTGACCTTAATGGCCCCAATGTAGATTTTGAGGGCCCAGGTCTTGGAATTGACGCTCCATCAGGGAAAATTAACTGGCCTCATCAGAAGTGGAAGAAACCCAAACTTAATGGCCCAAACACTGATATGGACCTGAATGCAGATCTGAGCACACCAGATGTTGATCTCTCTGTTCCAGATGTTGATCTGAATTTACCCAGAGCTAATATTGATCTTAAAGCACCAAATGCTGACATTGACGCTCCTTCTGGCAAAATCAAGTTCCCAACACTCAAAAAGCCCAAGTTCCAGCTTTCTGGGGCAAAGATGAAAGGCCCAGATGTTGACCTTGATGCAGATATTAAAGCACCTGACCTCAGTCTCTCTGCTCCATCACTTCATGGACCTGATGTTGATCTGAATTTACCCAGAACTGATGTTGATCTTAAAGCACCAAATGCTGACATTGAGGCTCCTTCTGGCAAAATCAAGTTTCCAACACTCAAAAAGCCCAAGTTCCAGCTTTCTGGGGCAAAGATGAAAGGCCCAGATGTTGACCTTGATGCTGATTTAAAAGCACCTGACCTCAGTCTCTCTGCTCCATCACTCAAGGGACCTGATGTTGATCTGAATTTACCCAAAGCTGATGTAGATCTTAGAGCACCAAATGCAGACATTAAGGCTCCATCTGGGAAGTTTAAACTTCCAACTTTTAGAAAGCCAAAGTGGTCAGTCTCAGGTCCTAATGTTAATGGTCCAGATACAAATCTAAATGCTGATGTTTCAGTCCCTGACTTGAGTCTCAGAGCTCCAAAGTTTGATGGCGAGTTAAATGCACCAGATGTAAATCTAAACTTACCAAAAGATGACCTGGAAGGCCCTAAGTTAGACATTAATGCACCAGATGTTGAAGGTCCTTCTGGAAAATTAAAATGGTTCAACTTCAATAAACCCAAATTTGGCACACTGAAGGGTCCAAAGGGTGACATTGATGCTGATGTGAAGGTACCTGACATGGACCTCAAAGCACTTGATGCGAATTTGAGTGCACCACATTTTTCAGCACCAAATATTGAGGGTGGGATTAAGGCTCCAGACCTCAGCATCGGCATGCCTAATGCTAAAGTCAAAGGTCCAGAtgtagatcttagtggtccagATATCAACCCAGATATTGACATTCGCGATGGTAAGTTGAAGTTACCTAAACTTAAACTCCCGAAATTCAATGGGCCAAAAGCCAAGGCTCCTGAATTGGATGCTGATTTAAAAGCAACAGACATTGACGCCAGTCTTGTCTTACCTAAAAGTGATGTGGATGCACCTAATGTAGACCTAAAAGCATCAAGTCTCTTCTTGTCTGCACCAAAAGTTGGTCTTGATGCACCAGATCTCGATATTAATTTACCAAAAGCTGATCTAAAAGGTCCCAATGTAGATGTTCAAGCTCCAGAGGTTGACTCCCCAACTGGAAAAATCAAGATACCCAAAATAAATTTACCAAGGTTTGGCTTACCGAGGGTAAAAGGACCTAATCTCGATGTTGATGCTGACAATGTCTCTATTCCTGATGTAAATCTTAAATTGCCAACAGCTGATGCCAAAGCACCTAACTTGAATCTTTCTGCCCCCACTATTAAAGGAGATCTCAGTACTCCAGATCTGGATGCTGATCTTAAGAAAGATATTAACCTTTCGGCCCCCAAAACAAACATCGGTGTACCGGACTTCAATCTTTCTACACCGAAGATTAAGGCTCCACATATGAACCTTAATTTGCCCAAAGCTGATGTAAAGGGACCCAGTCTGGATCTACCAAAAGCAGACCTTCAGGTACCTGATCTCAACTTGAATGCACCAGCTCTCAGCCTGTCTTCACCAAAAATTGATGGAAACCTCTCAGCACCAAACATAGACACCAAGTTGCCAAAAACTAAACTGGAAGCACCAAATGTGGTTATCAACCTGCCCAAAACAGACCTCAAAGGACCAGATGCACAGTTAAAGACACCAGGTCTAGATTTTGATTCCCATCTGGGGGAATTTAATATGCCTCATTTCAAGCTTCCAGAACTGGGTCTTTCAAGTCCTGAAGTAGAAGTTCCCAGTGTTCATCCTTCAGTGGAGGCTGGAATCAAGGCACCAAAGGTCAACATAGGCACTACTATGGGAGACATTAAAGGACCCGAAGCTCCAAATGTAGATGCCAATCTTGAAAATTCAAAATTGTCAAGTTTGAAGTTTCCAAAGTTGAACTTTCCAGAGCCTAAAATTAAAGCAGCAGAGGTGTCTAATGCTGAGGCAGAGGTTCCTGTATTCAAAGTCCACAGACTACCCAGGAACAGCATTGATGACATTGCAGGAACTAGTGATACCTTTGACTCATTAAAACTTAACACAGAGGTAAAGGATTATATCGTCAGCAAAGGGATACGCTTGCCAGTGGTAAATGCAACATCAAAAGCAGGAGGAAAGATTGACCTTATGGAGAGAttgaaaatgtcaaagaaaaaaTCACCCTCAGGTACCCTCTCACCATCTGATATCGATCTCAAGCTCTCCGCCCCAAGTCTTGATGTCAGTGCCTCGACAAAAGAAGGAGATTCTGCTTTGGTGAGAGGAGGTACTTTCAAAGTAGAAAAGCCAGAGTCTACACTGGGCTTGGTAGCCCCTGAAATTTCGGCATTAGATGCAAATGACAAATTGTCATTGAGCCTCTCCAATATGCTTGGCCTTAATATCAAGGATTCAGATACTGACTGA